In Rhodothermus marinus DSM 4252, a single genomic region encodes these proteins:
- a CDS encoding cyclic nucleotide-binding domain-containing protein, whose protein sequence is MRIWHTLQRGYRALFRPREDAYTRELLHVLRHVPIFQHLPRRVLKTMLPYLHARTYRRHEVIYFEGDPGLGLYIITRGTVRLLMENENGQFEELARLSEYDTCGHLALLGEFRRMETAQAATEVQVLGLFRPDLKLLLRRHPAVGAAILQAVARYVAARQVELIALLSNCTDRRQALIWLQEAGRRAEHRLPSLLSER, encoded by the coding sequence ATGCGTATCTGGCACACCCTGCAACGCGGCTACCGGGCGCTGTTTCGCCCGCGCGAAGACGCCTACACGCGCGAGCTGCTGCACGTGCTGCGGCACGTCCCCATCTTTCAGCACCTGCCCCGGCGCGTTCTGAAGACAATGCTGCCCTATCTGCACGCCCGCACCTACCGCCGCCACGAGGTGATCTACTTCGAGGGCGACCCCGGCCTGGGGCTCTACATCATCACCCGGGGCACCGTGCGCCTGCTCATGGAAAACGAAAACGGCCAGTTCGAGGAGCTGGCCCGGCTGAGCGAGTACGACACGTGCGGCCACCTTGCTCTGCTGGGCGAGTTCCGTCGGATGGAGACGGCCCAGGCGGCCACCGAGGTGCAGGTGCTGGGTCTGTTCCGCCCCGATCTCAAGCTGCTGTTGCGTCGCCATCCGGCCGTAGGAGCGGCCATTCTGCAGGCCGTGGCCCGCTACGTGGCGGCCCGCCAGGTGGAGCTCATTGCGTTGCTGAGCAACTGCACCGACCGCCGCCAGGCGCTGATCTGGCTGCAGGAAGCCGGCCGCCGCGCCGAACACCGCCTGCCCTCGCTG